The proteins below come from a single Cylindrospermopsis raciborskii Cr2010 genomic window:
- a CDS encoding secretin and TonB N-terminal domain-containing protein, with amino-acid sequence MRQVNDLFNLNLTVGVAWLLFTVQPSVAQTSPQKLVAPLVGNINVSNIDILPNIIDLNTKESITRLLLRDAPVTEVLSLLARTAGLNLIYFEQQEINSGQDKSQQQVINNNTNNKIRTSSKISLDIKNESVQKVFNYVLQVSGLEARRIDRTILVGAKLPNTSVDRIVRTLRLNQVTVGIGLDFLVALGAETEVSRERPVTTVNTIPIAGGVTPVTQSQTTTETKMEAKRVDYQDSTPLLRGLQIVGDERTNSITLIGNPQLVDIATSKLTNLDIRRRQVKVNLKIIDVNLWGIQNYNSSFSFGIGDNFFSNDQGIATFNFGNQRPFTGSGAVPASLVGLPNRFLAFLQAQVTNGNAKILTDPSLIVQEGQNANVKLTQQVIGQEKITRIDTPGNSREERIIEKEEVGLTVNVRVERIDDNGFVSLSVAPVVKSPVNSESTGAGKVTLIAERSLNSGLIRLRDGQTLLLSGIIQDQDRTVVTKFPLLGDIPLLGALFRSTNKDRERREVIVLLTPRIIEEQS; translated from the coding sequence ATGAGGCAAGTTAATGATTTATTTAACCTTAATCTGACTGTTGGTGTAGCTTGGCTGTTGTTCACAGTACAGCCAAGTGTTGCTCAGACTTCTCCCCAAAAACTAGTGGCCCCACTTGTGGGCAATATTAATGTATCTAATATTGATATACTTCCCAACATTATTGATTTAAACACTAAAGAGTCAATAACTAGATTATTATTACGGGATGCACCTGTTACTGAAGTTTTGTCACTATTAGCTCGTACTGCAGGGTTAAATCTTATTTACTTTGAACAACAAGAAATTAACTCTGGTCAAGACAAGTCACAACAACAGGTGATTAATAACAATACTAATAATAAAATTAGAACTAGTAGTAAAATTTCCTTAGATATTAAAAATGAGTCTGTACAAAAAGTATTTAACTATGTTTTACAAGTTAGTGGATTAGAAGCTAGACGGATTGACAGAACAATTTTGGTGGGGGCCAAATTACCTAATACCAGTGTTGATAGAATAGTCAGGACTTTACGACTGAATCAAGTAACAGTAGGTATAGGTTTAGACTTTTTGGTAGCCTTGGGTGCGGAAACTGAAGTCAGTCGTGAAAGACCAGTAACTACAGTTAATACCATACCCATCGCAGGTGGAGTTACACCGGTGACTCAATCTCAGACAACTACTGAAACCAAAATGGAGGCCAAGCGGGTTGATTATCAAGACTCCACACCTTTGCTGAGGGGATTACAAATTGTGGGAGATGAACGAACAAATTCGATTACTTTGATTGGCAATCCCCAATTAGTTGATATAGCAACTTCAAAATTGACTAACCTAGATATTCGTCGTCGTCAGGTGAAGGTGAATCTGAAAATTATTGATGTTAATCTCTGGGGAATTCAAAACTATAACTCCAGTTTTTCCTTTGGGATTGGTGATAATTTCTTTTCTAATGACCAGGGTATAGCTACCTTCAATTTTGGCAACCAAAGACCATTCACCGGTTCGGGAGCAGTACCAGCTTCCCTAGTGGGTTTACCCAATCGGTTTTTAGCTTTTTTACAAGCCCAGGTAACAAATGGTAATGCTAAGATATTGACAGATCCTAGTTTAATTGTTCAAGAAGGACAAAATGCAAATGTTAAACTAACTCAACAAGTCATTGGACAGGAGAAGATCACCAGAATTGACACCCCTGGTAATTCTAGGGAGGAACGGATCATCGAGAAAGAAGAGGTTGGTTTAACCGTAAATGTGAGGGTTGAGCGGATTGATGACAATGGTTTTGTTTCCCTATCGGTTGCTCCCGTGGTTAAATCTCCGGTTAATTCAGAATCAACTGGTGCGGGGAAGGTTACCCTAATTGCTGAACGCTCTCTTAACTCAGGACTAATTCGTCTCCGGGACGGTCAAACCCTTCTCCTTTCCGGTATTATCCAAGACCAAGACCGGACAGTGGTCACCAAGTTCCCCCTCCTGGGTGATATTCCTCTCCTAGGTGCATTATTTAGAAGCACCAACAAAGACCGTGAGCGCAGAGAAGTGATTGTACTGCTTACCCCCAGAATAATTGAGGAACAGTCCTGA
- a CDS encoding M15 family metallopeptidase, whose amino-acid sequence MKNGGLPGNPENLLSNDDIPAALRDTAEKRSSTGLKPLILIVGGVLGFAIMAVGSGFLFFITAPKKNTDTQSTPLTSTPSNTSSNNAVLGHLAYKEASLEELTPITADGKINMRRSAAQKFQAMVQSARSAGVILVPISGFRSIEEQQQLFFDVGAQRNQTPAERAALSAPPGYSEHHTGYAVDIGDGAVPATNLSPIFESTKAFTWLQSNAARFGFELSFPRDNLQGVSYEPWHWRFVGDRDSLETFYKAKNIKPVTSP is encoded by the coding sequence TTGAAAAATGGTGGACTTCCGGGAAATCCCGAAAACTTATTGTCAAACGATGATATTCCGGCCGCTTTACGGGATACTGCGGAGAAGAGGTCTTCCACGGGCTTAAAACCTCTGATTTTAATAGTTGGTGGGGTCCTAGGATTTGCTATCATGGCTGTAGGTAGTGGTTTCTTATTCTTTATTACTGCACCTAAAAAAAATACTGATACTCAATCAACACCTCTTACATCCACCCCATCCAACACATCAAGTAACAATGCAGTATTGGGACATTTAGCCTATAAAGAAGCATCATTAGAAGAGCTAACTCCTATCACAGCTGATGGAAAAATTAATATGCGGCGGAGTGCTGCTCAAAAATTTCAAGCCATGGTACAATCAGCTAGGAGTGCAGGCGTAATCCTAGTACCTATTTCCGGTTTTCGTTCCATCGAAGAACAACAACAACTGTTCTTTGACGTAGGTGCCCAACGCAATCAAACTCCAGCAGAAAGAGCAGCACTTAGTGCCCCTCCTGGTTACAGTGAACACCATACTGGTTATGCTGTGGATATTGGTGATGGAGCAGTACCGGCAACCAATCTCAGTCCTATCTTTGAAAGTACAAAAGCATTTACATGGTTACAATCTAATGCTGCTCGTTTTGGCTTTGAATTATCCTTTCCTCGGGATAATCTTCAAGGTGTAAGTTACGAACCATGGCATTGGCGCTTTGTAGGAGATAGAGATAGTTTAGAAACCTTCTACAAAGCCAAAAACATTAAGCCAGTAACATCACCTTAG
- a CDS encoding nuclease A inhibitor family protein, with protein MSKSLTDLLKQTTEGLFMSSESEYPFNVVCWEFFNLNETTIQQKTGIIGNVRTVTIDDFFQGVTKQEDWYEEEERNLAKRFEGLVLVLKNNLAEAKVYEIGDKEVHAYILGTKDDEIIGISTVVIRT; from the coding sequence ATGAGCAAATCATTAACTGACCTACTAAAACAAACCACAGAGGGCTTGTTTATGTCCAGTGAGTCTGAATATCCTTTTAATGTGGTCTGTTGGGAATTTTTTAATCTCAATGAAACTACTATTCAACAAAAAACTGGTATTATAGGTAATGTTAGAACCGTGACCATTGATGATTTTTTTCAGGGAGTCACAAAACAGGAAGATTGGTATGAAGAGGAGGAACGAAATCTAGCCAAGAGATTTGAAGGCCTTGTACTTGTTTTAAAAAACAATTTGGCTGAAGCAAAAGTGTATGAAATTGGTGACAAAGAGGTCCATGCTTATATACTAGGTACAAAAGATGATGAAATTATTGGAATTTCCACGGTTGTGATTAGAACCTAA
- a CDS encoding BlaI/MecI/CopY family transcriptional regulator, whose translation MAPLPDYRPKQLSVGPLEAEILGIVWDLGSATVKDVHDLILGDPDRELAYTSVTTVLRRLTEKGWLACDKQGKAFYWRPLVTKEQAEMIRAHEHLQRFLAVGNPDVVAAFADSLDEAASKQIQAIAQRIQSARQARGDK comes from the coding sequence ATGGCTCCACTACCAGATTACCGTCCTAAACAATTATCTGTCGGACCTTTAGAAGCAGAAATTCTGGGCATCGTTTGGGATCTAGGCTCGGCTACAGTTAAGGACGTACATGACTTGATTCTGGGTGACCCAGATCGTGAACTAGCTTATACTTCCGTCACTACTGTTCTACGTCGTCTCACAGAAAAGGGTTGGTTGGCCTGTGATAAACAAGGAAAAGCATTCTATTGGCGACCACTGGTCACTAAGGAACAGGCAGAAATGATTAGGGCGCATGAACATTTACAACGGTTTTTGGCTGTGGGTAATCCTGATGTGGTAGCCGCCTTTGCTGACAGTTTAGACGAAGCAGCTAGTAAACAAATTCAGGCGATCGCTCAGAGGATTCAATCTGCACGCCAGGCTAGAGGAGATAAATAA
- a CDS encoding M56 family metallopeptidase, translating into MHLLMLITAVTIAYTLRYSAYIPQGNWHLRWSRTLFFFLFPPLLILMTVMAVVCMGTQGQMVGIYTDYFSYVLGWLFLGFLVFVALKLAWQGWQSLKSARECPTINLTGQSARLLPTSALFAGQIGFWSPELVVSQGLLKHLSPEQLESVLAHEQGHYSYRDTFCFFWLGWIRSCSACLPNTEPLWQELLMLRELRADSYAAARVDPLVLAESLLLVVSSQPLAWDICCAALSSSKVDRLEQRIDALLFPLEPNWPEWDLKSKLHYWRVFALALLPLVTVFFHS; encoded by the coding sequence ATGCATCTACTAATGCTGATCACAGCTGTCACAATTGCCTACACCTTGCGATATTCTGCCTATATACCGCAAGGAAATTGGCATCTGAGGTGGAGCAGGACTTTATTTTTCTTCCTTTTCCCCCCGTTGTTGATTTTGATGACGGTGATGGCCGTGGTCTGTATGGGAACCCAGGGTCAAATGGTGGGAATATATACAGATTATTTTAGCTATGTTTTAGGTTGGTTGTTTCTAGGATTTTTAGTTTTTGTAGCTTTAAAACTGGCTTGGCAAGGCTGGCAATCATTAAAGTCTGCCCGTGAATGTCCCACCATCAATCTCACAGGCCAATCAGCCAGATTGCTACCTACCTCTGCTCTATTTGCAGGACAAATTGGTTTTTGGTCTCCTGAACTAGTGGTGAGTCAGGGACTATTAAAACATCTTTCTCCGGAACAATTAGAGAGTGTTCTAGCCCATGAACAGGGACATTATAGTTATAGAGACACTTTTTGTTTCTTTTGGCTGGGTTGGATTCGTTCCTGTAGTGCTTGCTTACCTAACACAGAACCTTTATGGCAAGAGCTATTGATGTTGCGAGAACTGAGGGCTGACAGTTATGCTGCTGCTCGCGTAGACCCCCTTGTACTGGCTGAGTCTCTACTATTAGTGGTAAGCAGTCAACCATTGGCATGGGATATATGTTGTGCAGCACTAAGCTCCTCTAAAGTTGATAGGTTGGAGCAGAGAATAGATGCTTTGTTATTTCCCTTAGAACCTAACTGGCCAGAATGGGATTTAAAATCAAAATTACATTACTGGCGAGTTTTTGCTTTAGCTCTTTTACCTTTAGTAACTGTTTTTTTCCACAGTTAG